Genomic window (Streptomyces sp. LX-29):
GCCGGCGGCGTCGTCATCGTATCGATCCTCGGCCTGGCGGTCGCGAACGTGCCGTTCATGACGGTGGGCGGGCTCGCCGTCTCGATCGTCGTTCTGACCATGGTGGTCGCGTCGGTGACGCTGCTGCCGGCCTTCCTCGGCGCCGCCGGCCCACGCCTGGCCCGGGCCGGCCGGATCGGCCGGGCTCTGCAGACCAGGAAGCTGGGCCGACTCGCACGGCGGCGGGACCCGGCGGCGGACGCCGCCCCCGCCGCCGGGTGGCGGCGCTGGATCGGGCACGTCAGCCGGCACCCGGTGCTGTACGCGATCGGCGCGGCGGGGCTGTTGCTGACCGCGACGCTGCCCGTGCTCGGCCTGCGCGTCGGCCTGCCCGACGACGGCTCACTGCCCCACAGCCGTACCGAGCGCCGCGCCTACGACCTCGTCGCCGAGGGGTTCGGCCCGGGCACCAACGGTCCCCTCGTCATCGCCGCGGACCCCGCCGGTGATCCGGGAGTGCTGGACCGACTCGTCGGGGCGGCCGCGGCGGATCCGGGCATCGCATCCGTCGCGCCGACGCACATCGATCGGGTCACCGGCATCGCGACCCTCGTGGTGTTCCCGACCAGCAGCCCTCAGGACAAGGCCACGGCCGACACCATCGCCCGGCTGCGCACCGACGTGCTGCCCACGGCGATCGGGCACGGCCCGGCCAGGGCCCACGTCGGCGGCGCCGCCGCGAGCCTGTCCGATGTGGGCCAACGCACCAGCCAACGCCTGCCGGTGTTCGTCGCTGCCGTGCTGGCGATGTCGTTCCTGCTGCTGATGCTGGTCTTCCGCTCGATAGTCGTACCGCTCAAGGCGGTACTGCTGAATCTGCTGAGTATCGGCGCGGCCTACGGCATCATGGTCGCGGTCTTCCAGTGGGGCTGGGGAGGCGCACTCATCGGGCTGGAAGCGACGGTTCCGATCGTGTCGTTCATCCCGATGTTCCTCTTCGCCATCCTGTTCGGCCTGTCGATGGACTACGAGGTGTTCCTCCTCTCCCGCGTACGCGAGGAGTACCTGCGCACCGGCGACAACGGCACGGCGATCGTCGAGGGCGTCTCGGGCACCGCCCGGATCATCACCTCGGCCGCCCTCATCATGGTGGCGGTCTTCCTGTCCTTCGCCGTCGCCGAGGACCCCTCCACCAAAATGTTCGGGCTCGGCCTGGCCACCGCGATCTTCATCGACGCCACGGTCGTACGCATGGTGCTGGTACCGGCGACCATGACACTCCTCGGCCGGACCAACTGGTGGCTGCCGAGGTGGCTGGACCGGATGCTTCCCCGCGGCCCGGTCGGTACCGACGGCACCGACGGCACCGACGCGGAATCCACGGGTGAGGCTCCGCGTCCACGGCTGGTTGACCGTTGACTCAACTCCTGCCCGCCCCTGGCGTCGGCACCTTCCCGACCGCCGGCCACCTCGCCGCCTACGCCGGACTCGCCCCGGCAACCCGCAGCTCGGGCTCCTCGATCCGCGGCGAACAACCGTCCCGCAGAGGAAACAAGCAGCTCAAACGGGCCTTCTTCCTCTCACGCGTTCGCCGCCCTGGGCGACCCGGCATCCAGGGCCTACTACGACAAGAAGATCGCCCAAGGTAAACACCACACCCAGGCCCTGCTCTGCCTCGCCCGACGCCGGGCCGACGTCCTCTTCGCAATGCTCCGCGACGGAACCTTCTACGAGTCCCGGCCTACCGCAGTGGCATGAGATCGCTCACGAGTCGCGCTGCATGGACGTCGAGAGGGGCGACTCGCAGTCGAAATCGAAAGTCTCTACGGCGGCGTCAGCGGGGAAGTCCGGGTGGTCGTGCCAGATTCCAGCCAAGGCGACCAGCAGGTTCCACGAGGCGGTTGCATGCAGCTCCGTCTCCCCTGAGTGCTCAGCCGGAGAGTTTCGGTGGAAGATCACCGCCGCGATCTGTTTGTTCGCGGCCAGGCGCAGGGCTGCGGCCGTGCGGCGGGCTTCGCCTTGAAGCGGAGCGGTTTCGGGGATGCGTGCCGACACGAAGCTGGCCAGCCGTGCGACCTGGTCCTCAGTGATCCGTTCCACTCATACCCCCTGCGGCTAGCACCCTATTCATCTGCGACGGCAACTATCGCACCGGGCTGACACCGCCATGGGCGACGGGAGGCCCAGACAGCTTGACCAAAGAGATAGGGGCAGGCACCCCCCCAAGCTCCGGGCCGCGGCACCTACCGGATGCCACCCGGCGACGACCTCGGCACGGATGCCGGGTCGGCCCGACACGGGCTTCGCAGTTGGCGGTTCTCTACTGTCGAGCGGCTCGCGGCCATCGCTCGAGGAGGTGAGGCTGGTACCCCTGACGCGGCGGTGGCCAGCCTGGTGGTCAGCGCCGGCCCCGCGTGCGGCGGGCTCGCGGTCGGCAATGGGGGACTTCGGACAGCCACGGCCTTCGCGAGCGGTAAGGGGTGGCATGACGGCCCCGCCGGTGTCCACTGTCGGGGACTCGGCGGGGCCCTGGAGCATGGGGAGGATCTTGGGGAGGGGGGAACCCTCCCCATGGTGTGTTCTCCCAGGTGACTGCGTCGCCCTGATGCTCCATCCGGTTGACAGCCGGCGGATTTCTCTCTCCGGGAGACCGGCAGGGGTCCGGGCGGACAGGCCGCCTACCCGGGCCGCGGGCACTACGCGATGATGCCCTCGATCTCGACGAGGAGGTCGGCGCGGCAGATGTCGACGTTGAAGTAGGCGATGTCGACCGGGTCCGGGAAGGCATCCTGGCACGCCTCGCGGACCTGCGGCATGTCGTCCAGGTGCCGGACGTAGACCTTCACCTGGGTCAGGTCGGACAGCTCATGGCCCCGGGCGATGCCGTGCTCCTGGAGGTTCCGGTCGCCGATGAGGTGCTCGATGTTCTCCAGCGCCACCCGGCACTGCTTGTCGATGCTGTCGGAGTGGACCGTCTGGTGGCCGAGGATGGCCGCGGTGCCGGAGACGTAGAGGTGCGCCGCACCGGCCTCGGCGTCACGCGGCGTCAGATGGGTGGCCCGGGCGAAGCTCGGCGACTTCGGCCCGTACTGCTCCGGGTAGTTGTAGGCCGGGATCTGGCGGGTGTTCTCGATGTTGACCCGGGCTCCGGTCCGGGAGGCCAGGAAGTAGAAGGCGACGCCCTCCCCGCGGGAGCCGATGCCGGTGGCCGAGGGCATGTCCCGGCCCTCGGCCGCGTAGCTCTCGAACGCCTCGGCGCGGCCCCGGCAGAAGTCCTGGTAGATCTCGAGCCCCTCGGCGTTCGGCTCATTGATCCGGCCGATGAGATTCCACATCCGGAAGATGCTGGGGTAACCGAGCCGCTCGACCAGCTCGAAGACCGCCGTGTAGGCGGCTCGGGTCGCATCGGTGTACGTGTCCTGCCCGGGTATGTAGCCGGCGCAGAACAGATAGTCGTCGGTATACCCGTACACCAGGCCGTTCTCGGTGCCCGTGCGGACGGGCTGGTCCACCGTCCACCGCTCGGTGCGGACCTCCGTCTCGTCGGCCGCCATGTGCGTGGGGAGCACCGGCACGCCCTCGAGCACAAGCGGATTCGAGCCCTCCAGTCCGTATGTGACCTCCCCGAGGACGAAGCGGCCAGACTGGTTCTCGGGCAACTGGCCGGGGACGATGTAATCGCATCGCAGCATAGGGAACTCCAACGCGCCGCAGATCACGGCTTGGTGATGAGGGACCAGATAATTGCGGGAAGAATGCGTAGGAATACGCAGAGTGAAGGCTGGCCGGGGGAGCGGGTCGGAGGGTCGCCGCGCGACGCATGCCGATCCGTGCCAACGGCCCCACCATACGTCAGTACTTCTCTAGGCGACTTGCCTTCTGTGATCGGGTCGACATTGAAGCTTCCTGACGGGTTTTCGTAGGCTACCGACTCAGCCCAGCTTGGAGGAAGAGAAGCCAGATGCCCGCTAACGACGCCCGAAAAAGCGCCTGGATACAGGGATTTGGCTCCATGTCTTCCGGCGATGTTCGCCTGGTTTGTCTCCCGCACGCCGGAGGCTCGGCGAGTTTCTACCACCCGTTCTCGCGATTGCTGCCGTCCGCCGTGGAGATGCTGGCCATCCAGTACCCGGGACGTCAGGACCGGCGCCTCGAGCCCTGCATCGTGGACTTGAGGGAACTCGCGGACCGTGTGCTTGAGGAGCTGCGGCCGTACATCGGTCAGCCCCTCGCCCTGTTCGGTCACAGCATGGGCGCGACCCTGGCGTTCGAGGTGGCCCGCCGCCTTGAGGAGCAGGACACCCCGCCGACGCACCTGTTCGTCTCCGGCCGGCGCGCGCCGTCCCGCTCCCGCCACGAGGACGTGCACCTGCGTGACGACGCGGGCCTCATCGCCGAGCTGGCGGAACTCAGCGGAACCGACACCCGGCTCCTCGAGGACGAGGAGATGCGGCGCATGGTCCTGCCCGCCCTGCGCGGCGACTACACGGCAGCCGAAACCTATGTCTACCAGCCCGGACCGCCGCTGGCGTGCCCCGTGACCATGATCACAGGAGACGCCGACCCCAGGGTGGACCGGGACGAGGCCGAGGCGTGGGAGAAGCACACGACCGGTCCGTTCGAGCTGCTGACCTTCCCGGGCGGCCACTTCTACCTCAGCGACCAGCGCGCGGAGGTCGCCCAGGCCGTGGCCGCCAGGCTGCTGCCCGGCCTCCCCACGGACCACTGAGCCGCCCGGCGCCCGCCCGCCGAGCCGAGGCGCTGTCAGGTCGCCGCGTACGCTGGGGACCTGACGGTGACCGGTCGAATTCCAGTCGGCCGGGAGAGGTACACTGCCGAAACGCACGTGCAAAGTGCTGAAGTTATTGTTGGTCGCGGGGGTGGCGACAGCACGACGCGGGGGAGATTCACGCATGCCAGACCGGCACGACCTCATTGCCATGGGGCAATCACGGGGAGCCGAGCCAGCGACGCTGCTCATGCGGACACGGAGTTCCGGCGCGGTCATCAGCGCCTCGCAACTTACCCATCACACCTGTCCGAATTCTTCGGCGGGGGCATTCGCTCGGCACTGAGTGGTGCCGGCATAGACATTCCCTGACAGGCGCCGGCCTGCCGCGAGAACTGCCGCGGCACGCCATCACACACACATCCATGGGCTGGTGCGCCCATTGCCGGGAACGAACCCCGGCGTGTGCTGTCAACGAGGCGAGGAAAAGGAATCCAAGGTGCGTGCAGAGCTGATCCAGCCGTTGCCCGAACTGCTGCGTGCCCACGCCGAACAGCGAGGCGACCAGATCGCTTTCGCTGACGAGCGGCGCAGCGTGAGCTACCGGGAGCTGGAGCGGCGTACCGCTCGCCTCGGGGGACACCTGGCCGGGCTGGGTCTGCGGCGCGGCGACCGCGCGGTGATCCTCCTCAACAACAGCGTGGAGGTGATCGAGAGCTATCTCGCCGTCACCCGGGCGGCCTGCGTCGGCGTGCCGGTCAACCCCCAGTCGGCCGACGGCGAAGTCGCCCACGTACTCGACGACAGCGGCGCCCGCGTCGTCATCGCCGACACCGCCCACCTGGAACAGGTCACCCGCATCCTGGCCGACGGACGCGAACGGGTGCGAGTCGTGGTCGTCGGCGAGGACGACCCGGCGGCCGGGCACGCCTCCTTCGAGGCGATGGCCGCCTCCGAGCCGGCCCAGCCGGCCCGGGACGACCTCGGACTCGACGAGGTCGCCTGGATGCTCTACACCTCCGGGACGACCGGGCGGCCGAAGGGCGTGCTGTCCACCCAGCGCAGTTGCCTGTGGTCGGTCGCCGCCTGCTACGCCCCGGTGCTGGGCCTCTCGGAACGGGACCGGGTGCTCTGGCCGCTGCCCCTCTTCCACAGCCTCGCCCACATCCTCTGCGTCATCGGCGTCACCGCGACCGGAGCCACCGCCCGGATCATGGGCGGCTTCGTGGCCGAGGACGTCCTGAGGCTGATGCGAGCCGAATCGTTCACCCTGCTGGTGGGTGTGCCGACCATGTACCACCACATGGTGCTCGCCGCCGACCAGGAGCCCCTGGACACCACCGAGCTGCGCGCCTGCATGGTGGCCGGAGCGGTGACCGCGCCCTCACTGGCCCGCTCCTTCGAGGACACCTTCGGCCTGCCCCTGCTGGACGCCTACGGCAGCACCGAGACCTGCGGCCTGATCACCATCAACCCGCCCGGTGGGAAGCGGGTCACCGGCTCCTGTGGGCAGCCGGTGCCCGGCCTCGGAGTGCGTCTGGTCGACCCGGAGACCGGCCAGGACGTGCCGGCCGGCGCGGAGGGCGAGGTGTGGGTCAGCGGACCGAGCCTGATGGCCGGTTACCACAACCAGCCCGAGGCCACCGCCACGGCACTGCACGACGGCTGGTACCGCACCGGAGACCTCGCACGGCGCGACGACGACGACTACTTCACCATCAGCGGCCGCATCAAGGAACTCATCATCCGCGGCGGCGAGAACATCCACCCCGCCGAGGTCGAGGAAGCGCTGCGCGCCGCCCCCGGCATCGCTGACGCGGCGGTGACCGGCAAGCCCCACGACACCCTGGGCGAAGTCCCGATCGCCTACCTGATCCTGGACGAGCCCGGCGCGTTCGACCGCGAGCAGGTCCTCGCGGTCTGCCGGGAACGACTGGCGAACTACAAGCTGCCCGCGGAGCTGTACGAGGTCGACGCGATCCCGCGGACCGGCTCCGGCAAGATCATCCGTCATCTCCTGGCCGAACGGCCCGCCCAGCTCCTCGCGCTCGGCGACACCTCCCACGAGTCACTCTTCCGGCTCGACTGGACCGAGGTGACCGGTTCCGCCGACGGGACGGCCGCCACCGGCGCCGCCGACGACGCCGCGCACGCGACCACCGGCTGGGCACAGATCGGCCCGGACGCGCTCGTGCCGGACGCTCAGACGTACCCGGACCTCGCCGCGCTCGGCGCCGCCATCGACTCCGGCACGCCCACCCCCGGCTTCGTCGCCATCCCGCACCGGCACATCGCTCCGGCGGACGCCCCCGCGACCGACACCCCGCAGGCCCGCACGACCGGCGACGAGTCGCTGGACCGGCTCCGCGGATGGCTCGCCGACCCGCGACTCGCCTCCTCCCACCTGGTCATCGTCACCCAGGGGGCAGTCTCCGCCGCTCCCGGCGAGGACGGACCCGACCCGGCCGAGGCCGACCTGGTGAGCCTCCTGCGCACCGTCCAGGAGGCGCACCCCGACCGGCTGACCCTGCTCGACCTCGACGATGACGAAGCGTCACGGGCACTCATCACCACCGCCACCACCTGGCGAGAACCGCAGCTCGCGATACGCGCCGGCACCGCCTATGCCCCCCGGATGCGGCCCGTCCGCCACGCCGACCCGCAGCACGGGGACGGCGACGCCGTCCTGTCCGCGCTGCGCGACCGACTCGCCGGCATGTCCGATGCCGAACGGACACGCACCCTGCACGAGCTGGTCCGCGAGCAGGCGACGGCTGTCCACGGCGACCTGGGCCAGGCCACCTTCGAGCCCCGCCGGAGCTTCCGGGAGCAGGGCTTCACCTCGCTGACCGGGGTGGAGCTGCGCAACCGCCTGGCGGCCGCCACCGGGCTGCGTCTGCCGGCCACCCTCGTCTTCGACCACCCCACGCCGCAGGCCGTGGTCCGCTACCTGCAGGCGGAACTGCTGGAGAGCCAGGACGCCCTCGTCGGCCCGAGCCCGAGCGGCCCGCTCGCCGCCGCCGACGACCCGATCGCCATCGTGGGCATCGGCTGCCGCTACCCGGGCGGCATCGCCTCCCCCGAGGAACTGTGGCGCCTGGTGTCAGGCGGCAGCGACGCCATCTCCGCCT
Coding sequences:
- a CDS encoding MMPL family transporter; this encodes MLSKALLRLGASAARHPWRVIAAWLIAATLAVLAAIAIGGRTADSMTAPGLDSQRAAQLIERAGTGQEGMTAQVVVAPLDDGATFFDHGSARTALTRLQTEVQRLPHVLGTSDPAGALDARGDTAVRGGLVSADGRIAVVRVQYPDQSRLSAEDLDALVDLGDRLRAELPLRIEMGGSLFYAFSDPDGGASELIGILAAAAILFLAFGSLVAAALPIGMAVFGLTIGVATMTVLAGVTDVPTFAPVLGSMVGLGVGIDYALFVLARHREYLARGLDPHEAAGRAVATAGRPVVFAGGVVIVSILGLAVANVPFMTVGGLAVSIVVLTMVVASVTLLPAFLGAAGPRLARAGRIGRALQTRKLGRLARRRDPAADAAPAAGWRRWIGHVSRHPVLYAIGAAGLLLTATLPVLGLRVGLPDDGSLPHSRTERRAYDLVAEGFGPGTNGPLVIAADPAGDPGVLDRLVGAAAADPGIASVAPTHIDRVTGIATLVVFPTSSPQDKATADTIARLRTDVLPTAIGHGPARAHVGGAAASLSDVGQRTSQRLPVFVAAVLAMSFLLLMLVFRSIVVPLKAVLLNLLSIGAAYGIMVAVFQWGWGGALIGLEATVPIVSFIPMFLFAILFGLSMDYEVFLLSRVREEYLRTGDNGTAIVEGVSGTARIITSAALIMVAVFLSFAVAEDPSTKMFGLGLATAIFIDATVVRMVLVPATMTLLGRTNWWLPRWLDRMLPRGPVGTDGTDGTDAESTGEAPRPRLVDR
- a CDS encoding FkbO/Hyg5 family chorismatase; this encodes MLRCDYIVPGQLPENQSGRFVLGEVTYGLEGSNPLVLEGVPVLPTHMAADETEVRTERWTVDQPVRTGTENGLVYGYTDDYLFCAGYIPGQDTYTDATRAAYTAVFELVERLGYPSIFRMWNLIGRINEPNAEGLEIYQDFCRGRAEAFESYAAEGRDMPSATGIGSRGEGVAFYFLASRTGARVNIENTRQIPAYNYPEQYGPKSPSFARATHLTPRDAEAGAAHLYVSGTAAILGHQTVHSDSIDKQCRVALENIEHLIGDRNLQEHGIARGHELSDLTQVKVYVRHLDDMPQVREACQDAFPDPVDIAYFNVDICRADLLVEIEGIIA
- a CDS encoding alpha/beta fold hydrolase, encoding MSSGDVRLVCLPHAGGSASFYHPFSRLLPSAVEMLAIQYPGRQDRRLEPCIVDLRELADRVLEELRPYIGQPLALFGHSMGATLAFEVARRLEEQDTPPTHLFVSGRRAPSRSRHEDVHLRDDAGLIAELAELSGTDTRLLEDEEMRRMVLPALRGDYTAAETYVYQPGPPLACPVTMITGDADPRVDRDEAEAWEKHTTGPFELLTFPGGHFYLSDQRAEVAQAVAARLLPGLPTDH